A window from Engraulis encrasicolus isolate BLACKSEA-1 chromosome 11, IST_EnEncr_1.0, whole genome shotgun sequence encodes these proteins:
- the lrsam1 gene encoding E3 ubiquitin-protein ligase LRSAM1 encodes MPLFFRKRKPSEDAKKRLEYQLCLSKEAGADDVLDLSSCELTEIPSSAFSISKVLQKKAFILSDNELKSLVPKGCSVSHLITVKLLDLHNNKLTSLPDDIGQLTSLQVLNVERNHLKGLPRSIGDLRSLKTLNLKGNCLNELPAFVGQLKSLKTLDLSENNIRELPKELANARCLEKLVLDTAQMTYPHSSVCAAGTEAIQRFLCAELGVEYCLPSEYQPPPEAKAEENISMDELDLTWQSNYLEYEKRKDQKHHEKLMFEQELEVKQRQHAHLVCLNNSHKEGILLSVKEEQERLERGLTMQQAALDVARQRTLQKVREAEDNISSRISSLLLDNSRQLKTAEVLQALEEDRIRVEHLTAVTQEEANSLREKEVALAMKKMLSEGFSMRLLQEANEGRRQSLVTATYQSMENQDRKLEQVLSLQQLDHSKAVAEILQEEEMQKAAFEALQLQKDCVHGYIRNQIKLIEAELMQLTKLEVKRRDLDAENLQFVMADQRTALSDMLQVLLKQKDQREKELKQVLVELEQKSEANFTNYWMIQYQRLLDSKPLAIAMEEAGVDRELVSLLSKLSAEHYLPILAHHRVTADTLKHMTASDLSKIGINEVGIQKALLNWAKTQVSMPTKVALPAEPEEEQQEEEEEEEEVAGPSQPTAPSPDYTPPRTPSAPSPIDSPASSECVVCMEQGSQVIFLPCGHVCCCHRCSDALQTCPLCRADIEQRVRLYHG; translated from the exons ATGCCTCTGTTCTTCAGGAAGAGGAAGCCGAGTGAGGATGCCAAGAAGCGGCTGGAGTATCAGCTGTGTCTG TCCAAAGAGGCAGGGGCTGATGACGTCCTCGATTTGTCTTCCTGTGAGCTGACTGAG ATTCCCTCCAGTGCCTTTTCCATAAGTAAAGTGCTCCAGAAGAAG GCCTTCATCCTCAGTGATAATGAACTGAAGTCACTTGTACCGAAAGGATGCTCAGTCAGTCACCTCATCACGGTGAAG CTCCTAGATCTCCACAACAATAAGTTGACCTCTCTCCCTGATGACATCGGACAGTTGACATCACTGCAG GTGCTGAACGTGGAGAGGAATCATTTAAAAGGACTGCCAAGATCTATAGGAGATCTGAGAAGTTTGAAAACACTTAATCTCAAAG GGAACTGTCTGAATGAGCTGCCTGCCTTTGTGGGACAGCTGAAGAGCCTGAAGACTCTGGATTTGAGTGAGAATAACATCAGGGAACTACCAAAGGAATTGGCCAACGCACGGTGTCTGgag AAACTGGTGCTGGACACAGCACAGATGACTTATCCTCACTCGTCTGTGTGTGCTGCCGGCACAGAGGCTATTCAGCGCTTCCTGTGTGCTG AGCTGGGTGTGGAGTACTGTTTACCATCCGAGTACCAGCCCCCTCCAGAGGCCAAGGCAGAGGAGAACATCAGCATGGATGAGCTGGACCTGACCTGGCAG AGCAATTACCTGGAGTATGAGAAGAGAAAG GATCAGAAGCACCATGAGAAGCTGATGTTTGAGCAGGAGCTGGAGGTGAAGCAGAGGCAGCATGCCCATCTGGTCTGCCTCAACAACTCCCACAAGGAGGGCATACTACTGTCCGTCAAAGAG GAGCAGGAGCGTCTGGAGCGGGGGCTGACTATGCAGCAGGCGGCCCTGGATGTGGCGAGGCAGCGCACCCTGCAGAAGGTGCGGGAGGCCGAGGACAACATCAGCAGCCGCATCAGCAGCCTCCTGCTCGACAACTCACG ACAACTGAAGACTGCAGAGGTACTCCAGGCTCTGGAAGAGGACag GATACGTGTGGAGCATCTTACAGCAGTGACCCAAGAGGAAGCTAActcactgagagagaaagaggtggcaT tggcCATGAAGAAGATGCTGTCTGAGGGTTTCTCCATGCGTCTGCTGCAGGAGGCTAATGAGGGCAGGAGGCAAAGTCTTGTGACCGCAACCTATCAAAG TATGGAGAATCAGGACAGGAAGCTGGAACAGGTGTTGTCCCTTCAGCAGCTGGATCATTCCAAAGCTGTGGCCGAGATCCTACAGGAG GAGGAAATGCAGAAGGCCGCGTTTGAAGCCTTGCAGCTTCAGAAAGACTGTGTGCATGGCTACATCCGAAATCAG ATTAAGCTAATAGAAGCAGAGTTAATGCAGCTGACAAAACTGGAGGTTAAGAGGAGAGATCTGGACGCTGAGAACCTGCAG TTTGTGATGGCGGATCAGCGGACGGCGCTGTCAGACATGCTGCAGGTGCTGCTGAAGCAGAAAGACCAAAGGGAGAAGGAGCTGAAGCAGGTTCTG GTGGAACTGGAACAGAAGAGTGAGGCCAATTTCACTAATTACTGGATGATCCAGTATCAGAGACTACTGGACTCCAAGCCTCTTGCTATAGCCATGGAG gAGGCCGGTGTTGACCGTGAGTTGGTGAGCCTGCTGTCCAAGCTGTCGGCAGAGCACTACCTGCCCATCCTGGCACACCACCGGGTCACGGccgacacactcaaacacatgacTGCCAGTGACCTCAGCAAG ATCGGTATCAATGAGGTAGGCATACAGAAGGCTCTGCTTAACTGGGCAAAGACGCAGGTGTCCATGCCAACCAAAG TTGCGCTCCCAGCTGAGCCTgaagaggagcagcaggaggaggaggaggaggaggaggaggtggctggTCCGTCCCAGCCCACTGCCCCATCTCCGGACTACACCCCTCCCAGGACCCCCTCCGCCCCCAGCCCCATAGACAGCCCCGCCAGCTCCGAGTGTGTGGTCTGCATGGAGCAAGGG TCCCAGGTGATCTTCCTGCCGTGTGGTCACGTGTGCTGCTGCCATCGGTGCAGTGACGCCCTGCAGACGTGCCCGCTGTGCCGTGCCGACATCGAGCAGCGCGTACGCCTCTACCACGGCTGA
- the rpl12 gene encoding 60S ribosomal protein L12 isoform X1: MPPKFDPNETKIVFMRCTGGEVGATSSLAPKIGPLGLSPKKVGDDIAKATGDWKGLRITVKLTIINRQAAIEVVPSASALIIKALKEPPRDRKKVKNIKHSGSVSFDEIVGIARVMRPRSLARDLSGTIREILGTAQSVGCTIDGRAPHDVIDDIHAGKVECPSE; encoded by the exons ATGCCTCCCAAGTTCGACCCAAATGAGACTAAAATTG TGTTCATGAGGTGCACAGGAGGAGAAGTTGGTGCCACCTCCTCTCTGGCCCCCAAGATTGGTCCCCTGGGTCTG TCCCCCAAGAAGGTTGGTGACGACATTGCCAAGGCCACCGGTGACTGGAAGGGTCTGAGGATCACCGTCAAGCTGACCATCATCAACAGGCAGGCAGCT ATTGAGGTGGTGCCCTCTGCCTCCGCCCTCATCATCAAGGCCCTGAAGGAGCCTCCTCGTGACAGGAAGAAGGTCAAGAACA TCAAGCACTCTGGCAGCGTTTCCTTCGATGAGATCGTCGGCATCGCCCGTGTCATGAGGCCCCGTTCCCTCGCCAGAGACCTGTCCG GAACTATCAGGGAGATTCTGGGAACAGCTCAGTCTGTTGGCTGCACCATCGATGGCCGCGCACCACATGATGTCATCGATGACATCCACGCTGGAAAAGTTGAATGTCCCTCA
- the rpl12 gene encoding 60S ribosomal protein L12 isoform X2 codes for MRCTGGEVGATSSLAPKIGPLGLSPKKVGDDIAKATGDWKGLRITVKLTIINRQAAIEVVPSASALIIKALKEPPRDRKKVKNIKHSGSVSFDEIVGIARVMRPRSLARDLSGTIREILGTAQSVGCTIDGRAPHDVIDDIHAGKVECPSE; via the exons ATGAGGTGCACAGGAGGAGAAGTTGGTGCCACCTCCTCTCTGGCCCCCAAGATTGGTCCCCTGGGTCTG TCCCCCAAGAAGGTTGGTGACGACATTGCCAAGGCCACCGGTGACTGGAAGGGTCTGAGGATCACCGTCAAGCTGACCATCATCAACAGGCAGGCAGCT ATTGAGGTGGTGCCCTCTGCCTCCGCCCTCATCATCAAGGCCCTGAAGGAGCCTCCTCGTGACAGGAAGAAGGTCAAGAACA TCAAGCACTCTGGCAGCGTTTCCTTCGATGAGATCGTCGGCATCGCCCGTGTCATGAGGCCCCGTTCCCTCGCCAGAGACCTGTCCG GAACTATCAGGGAGATTCTGGGAACAGCTCAGTCTGTTGGCTGCACCATCGATGGCCGCGCACCACATGATGTCATCGATGACATCCACGCTGGAAAAGTTGAATGTCCCTCA